The following DNA comes from Halalkaliarchaeum sp. AArc-CO.
GTGGTTCATGCGGGCGTTCGGGTGATCGAAATGACGACGCGCAGATCGTTCTGTCGACGGGTGGTTGCAGTCGGCGGGGCGATCAGTATCGGCTCACTCGCCGGCTGTGTTGGCCCCTGGAACGACGCGGCGGTATACTGGTCGGACCCCGGCCAGGTCGGCCCCGACGACGCCGACTACGAGGCCGTCATCACGAACGCGCGTGACGCAGGATACACCGTCGAGGAGCCCTACTACGTGAACGCGCGGCGACCCGGCGGAATCCATCCGGAGGGAATCTCGCGGCTCGACGAATTCCTCGGTCCAGACTACCGCGTATTCGAGTTCGCGTTCTACCACACGCCCCAGATCGTGCTGGTCGTCGAACTGACCGGCGGCACGTCGGTTGCGGTCTTCGACTGGCGGACGGTGATGGAGGATTTCGACCTCGAATCCCTCCCGCCGGAAGCGTGGCTGGTCGAACGGATCCTGCTTTCGTTCGACGTCGATCGATCGACCGCCGAGACGTACGCCAACGACCTCCGCGAGCAGGTGGTCGCGGGGACGCGAACCCCGCGGATCGACGTCTCCGATCGGGTGACGTTCCAGAACGCGTACGCCCACATCGAGGCGGAGCGGGACGCCGTGGAGGGATCCGAGACTGGGGGCGATGGCTGGTACACAGAACGCTCGTTCCGAGACGACGTGCAGTTCGCCGACGTCGACTTCGTCGTCCAGAGCCTCGCAGTCGTCCACCGGGATGGGGACCACGAGTATCGGCTCAAGTTGGATCGGCTCGGCGGCTTCAACCTCCGGATCGACCTCCCTGCAGGCGAGGAGATCCCGGAAGCCGAGTACCGAGAGACGTTCCGCCGGATGTTCGAGGACGTTGGGTTAGACCCCGGACACGTCGACGAACTAGCGTTCGAGTACACGCGATCGATGTGGTGAGAGTCGCGTTTTTGGGGGCCGGTCCGGCCGAAGGTCGTCAGGGACTTGGTTCTCAGGCCGCCATAGCCGGTATGGACGACGCCCTCACGGAAACGATCAGGGCCAGGGGTCACGAGAACGTCATCGGCGAACACGAAAGCACCTTCGAAGTGACAAGCGACGACTGGCTCACGCCGGCGGGCGACTGCATCCTCGCAGTCGATGCCGACCGAACACCGACGGAGTTCTCCCCGGAGTTCGTCGAGGCCTGCAAGAGTCGAGACGCGACAATTACTGCCCAGCTGGAAGTAACTCGCGGCGACTCGGTTGACGGTGAAGGACCGCTCGTCGAAACCATCACCGGCCGAGGCGACCCGGAACTCACCTTCGAAAGTGACCGAAGCCTGGTGGGACGGACGAGCGACTACGTCGACGACCGAACCGTGCTCGTGGAGGCAGACTGCGCAGCCGTCGGTCTCGACAGGGAACTCGTGGCGGCACTGGCCGAGGGGGCCGACGCGACCCTGACGCTTACCGTCGAGTGAGAGACCGGACCTCGGCTATGAAAACGTTCTCGTCGGTGGAAACCGTACGGCGAATCATGGCCGAGGAACCCGCCGAAAATATAAGCGGTGGCGCCGGTGGAGGCGGACGTGCGGAGGCGTTTCCGGACGGCGAGCCGGAGACCCGAGCGGAGGCAGTCGTCGACGAGCTCGGGGACATGTACTGGGAGAAGGCGTACGGGGGACAGGCGGCCGTCGAGTGTCTCGTCCGGACGATCCTCTCACAGAACACCTCCGACAAGGCGAGCCAACCAGCGTTCGACGAGTTGCTGGCCCGGTACGGGTCGAAAGAGGATCCAGTCGATGGCAATCCGGAACGAGGCGACCTCGCCCGGGCGCTCGCCGACGCCGAGCGATCTGAGCTGGCTGAAACGATTTCGTCGGCCGGGCTGTACAACCAGAAGTCGAAGGTGATCCGCCAGGCGGCCGAATGGGTGCTCGAGGAGTACGGGTCGGCGGCTGCCTTCGACAAATACGTCACGACGGGCGACCCCGGGGAGGTCCGAGAAACGCTGCTGTCGATCCGGGGGGTGGGCCCCAAAACGGCCGACTGCGTGCTGCTGTTTTCCGGCGGACAGGACGGGGTTTTTCCCGTTGACACCCACGTTCATCGGATCGCACGTCGCATGGGTCTCGCCCCGCCCGACGCCGATCACGAGGGGGTACGCGAACAGCTGGAGGCTGCAGTCCCCAGCGAGAAGTGCGGCTTCGGCCACACCTCGATGATCCAGTTCGGTCGGGAGTACTGCACGGCGCGGGAACCCGCGTGCCTCGAGGGGCCGGAGGCGTGTCCGCTGTACAACCAGTGTGATCGGATCGGGATCGACGAACTCGACGGTGAAGCGGTGGATCCGGCCGACGCAGTCGAGCCGTAGCGGATCGAAGAGCCGAGCGAACCGGACGATTTAATGTCGGCTGCGAACACCACGCGGATACCTGCCCTCCCATGCACTCCCCGGACCCCGCCCTCAGACGTCGGATTCTGATAGCCAGCGCACTGGTGGTCCTCCTGCCGTTCGGGTTCATCTACGCGTTCGTGGCCGCCATAAACCACGTGCTCCTCCCGTTGCTCGAGTCGTTCGGACACGGCCCATACCACGGTCGCGTGTACGTCAGCCCCCTGTTGGCCGTTGTGATCGTCCTCGGGGGACTGGCGACGCAGATCTGGTTCGGCCCGTCGACGGTGCTTGGGAGCATCGGCGCCCGCCGCGTCGCTCCCGACGAGCGCCCGGAACTGCACGCCGCGGTGACCCGACTCGCACAGGCGGCGGATATCGAACCCCCCGACGTGGCCGTCACGAGCAACGACGCCCCGAACGCGGCCGCCGTCCGCGGGCCCGCGAGGGCGTCGATCGTCGTGACGACGGGGCTGCTCGACCGCCTGGACGGAGAGGAGCTCGAGGCGGTTCTCGCCCACGAGATCGCCCACCTCAAGAACCGCGACGCGACGGTCATGACCGTCGCCTGGTTCCTCCCGACGGTTACCTACTACCTGGCGCTCGCGGCGGCGTACCTGCTGTACGGCACCTACCGAGCCCTCGGCGCCGGCAGCTCCTCCGGCAGAAACGGCCGGGGATTGGCGAAGGCGGTGATCGTCCTCACGGTCACTGCGGTCGTTACCATCGCCATCTCCGCGCTGTTCTGGGCGGCGAGCGTGCTGATCCATCGGATCCTCTCGCGATACCGCGAGTACGCCGCCGACCGGGGGGCGGCGACGCTGACCGGCGAGCCAGCAGCCCTCGCGAGCGCACTCCGAACCCTGGACGAAGAGATGTCCGAGATTCCGGACCGTGATCTCCGGAAGCTCGACGGCGGCGCCGAGGCGTTATACGTGGCCCCGCTTTCGGCGCGATCGTTCACCGACGCCGCACTCGTCTCCACGGACATCTTCCCCGACACCCACCCACAGACCGAAGACCGCATCGACCGCCTCCGCGAACTGGCTGGTGAAGTGGAATGAAGAACTCCCGACGACGACTCCTCGCGGCGATCGGAACCGGACTCGCCACCGGGATCGCCGGCTGTGGCTACGCCCCCGGCGGCGGTGACGTGCGCAGGGAAGCGTCGCTCCTAACAGGGATCGGTGGGCTGGGCGGCAGCAACCGGTTCGATGTCGAGGGGGATCGGATCGCCGCCGCCAAAAGCGGCCAGCAGTGGGTCGGCGAGTTCGGCGATCGATCGTTCGAGACAGCAACGACCGTGCACATCACCGACCGAGACGCCGAGGAGATCGGCGAGTTCGTCCACCTCGAACCGACCCTGGACCTGGCGCTGGGAGAACGCCTCGTTGTCCTCGACGAGGCGGGACGCCTCGTTGCCTCCGAGCCGATCCGAGCCCGCGAGGACGCCGACGAAACCGACGACACCGACGGCCTCGAAGAGGCCTGGCGTATCGAACTCGACGACCCGGACGCACCGATCGCCGCCGCCGACGGGACGGTGTACGTCCCCGACGGAAACAGACTCCTCGCAGTCCGGGACGGAACTGTCGTCTGGGAACGAAGCCTTGCTGGACCAGCAGAGACGCTCCAGGCCCAGGACGGGGTCGTGCTGGCCGCGATCGAGTCGGCCGCGCTCGCGCTGGATCCCGACGGCGGGGCTCGCTGGGAGTTCGAGATCGACGGACCGGCGACGTTCGCGGTCGACGGTGACCTGACAGTCCTCCGAGCACGAGGGAGCCTGTCCGGCGACGACACCGACCTCGCGGCTGTCGACACCGGTACTGGGGACGTCCGCTGGTCGACCACTGTCCAAGGCAGAGACGCTCGGCCGGCGATCGCCGACGGTCGGGTACACCTCGTGGTTCACGGGAGGGTGACCGCCTACGACCGGGACACCGGTGATCGACGATGGGAGACGGCGGACGTCGGCGCCGCACCGCCGATCGTTGCCGGGACCGAGGGCGTCTACTCGCTCGGTGAAAACTGCGAGGCGATCGGCGTGGACTCCGAGGGGCGACGGTGGAGTCGAACGCTCGACCGGGGGAGCTGTTCGGTCGTCGACGGCTGGATCGACGGGGAGACGGTCGCGTTTCTGCTCGCCGCCGGCGGAATCGTCTGGCTCCAGCGGGTCGACGAAGAGCCCGGGCTCTTGGGATAAGGGTCTCGAGCGACTCGAACTCCGAACCGAGAGCACGCCGTATTGCTGGATCGTTTTTCAAACGGCGATCCATCCGCCAACGGGACGTGGTCTGACTATGCCGGCTATCTCCCCACCCGATTCGAACTTCGTGTGAACGTTTACGACGCCGTTTCCCTCGACGAGTTCGTTCCAGATGAGATTCCGGACGGTTCCAACCGACTTGTCGACGTCATCGTCACGAATGGTTCCAGTTAATTTTTCGTCGTTGATTGGTTCACCCTCGTACAGCGTCACCCAGATCGGCCCGTCAGCTCGCCCCTCGCCGTGAATATGGGCCGCAAATGCACCGCCTTCCAGGTTTGCGACGTGCAGTTCGAAGTGGAGTTCGGTCCCGTCTGAATCACCCTCCAGTTCCACCCTTCCTCGCCCTCTGGACCGCACTTTGTCGTGCCCTGGAATCGAGGGGTTGTCCGAAAGGCGGGCGAAAAACGTGGCACCGGGATGTGAACCCCCGTGGTCGGCGGTGGCTGTCCCCGAACCGAGCAGCATACCCCCACCGATCCCGATCAACTTCAGTGCTGTACGACGCGACGTGTATGTTCTGTCAACCATGGGTACATCCCTCCGTGGATTTACTACTGTCGGCCCTCAACGGGGATAAGCATATTTCTGAATATGTGTCAGTTTTCTTTTACTCGTTTCCGAATATCGACAGGGATAGAGAGATCGGAACAGCGGAGCTCCGATAGCCCCCGACTCACTCCCACTTCTCGGGCCACAGGTCCGCCGCGCGCATCCCGACCTCGAATTCGGCCTCGCGGAACGCCGCGGAGAGTTTTTCGTCGTCCAGTCGCGGCAGTTCCCGCCGCCCCAGTTCGAACGCCAGAAGCGCCGTCAACATGGCGTGTTCGCGCACGTTCCGGTCGTCAATTTTGTCTCGAGTGTCGGCGTGGGTGTGGCCCCAGCCACGTCCGCGCTCGCCGCTGTCGCTGTGGAGCTGCAGTGCCGGGACGCCGCGCCGGACGAACGGCCACTGATCCGAGAACGGATGCGGTTCCGATTCGAGTTCGATCGGCTGGCGGGTCGCCTCCGACACGTCCTTTGTGGCACCCGCCGTCGCCTCCGATCCGTGGGAGTACGCCACCAGGTTTCGGTGGCGTCCGGCGCCGTCCACGTTGATCACGCCGTGGACGTCGGAGAGATCGAGCCGGTCTGCAAGCGCCTCCGCGCCGAGCAGTCCGACCTCCTCGCAGCCGACGCCGGCGACCCGAACGCGGGTCGGTAGTTCGTCTTCGACCGCCGAGAGAATCCGGGCGGTTTCGATGACGGTCGCGATCCCGCAGCCGTTATCCAGCGCCCCTTCGGCGATGTCGTGGGCGTCGTAATGGGCGAGCAACAGCAGCGTCCCGTCGGTCTCCGGGCCGAGACGTCCCACGACGTTCCGGCTCGTGGCCGGCGCGGTCGATGCTTCGACCGCGAGGCGGACGGTTCCCGTCCCCCCGGGCGAGTTGACCGCGTACTCCCGGAGCCACTCGCCGGTTTCGCTGCTGACCCCGACCGCCGGGGCGGCAGCCTCCTCCCCGAACGTGAGCGCCCCCGTCGGCGGGAGCTGTCCCGCCACGTGGTTTGCGAAGACGAACGCCTCCGCCCCCTTCTCGATCGCGTAGCCGAACTTCTCGATCCGATGGATAAATCGCCCGCCGGGCGGGGTCGTCGTCGAGGCGACCGCGATCCGGCCCTCGAGATCGACGTCGAGATCGTCGATCTCGTCGGGCGTGCCGTACCCCACGTCGACGAGGTCGCCGGTCATCTCGCCCGACGGGGAGTACGGGAGCGCGATCGCCTCGAACAAGCGTTCCCGTGGCGACAGCAGTTCCAGGGTAGATTCCCCCCGCTTCCAGCCGGTCAGTTCGAACGTCTCTTCGGTCACGTCGTCGACGCCTGCGTCCCGAAACGCCCGTGCGACCGTCTCGGCTGCCCGTCGCTCTCCGGAACTGCCGGCCATGCGACTCCCGATCGCGGTGATCTCGGTGAGAAACTCCCACGCGCTGCGATCGGTCCACGTGCGTCCGAGCGCGTCCAGAAGCGCCGGCGGATACGTCCCCGCTACATCCGCCGTGGACGGTGGCTCGGCTGGATCGTCTGACATGCTGAAAGCCACGCGACGGGGGCGAAAAAGCCTGGGGAAAGCGGCTGAACGGCCCGAGAGGGCGATTCAGTTGCGCGTCGATATCCCCTCAGTCGTCGACGATTACTTCGACGGGCCCGTCGTCCTGCTCCTCTTCGGTGTCGACGTCACTGCGGGACTCCCGGTCGTGCCACAAGAGCGCCCCGACGACCACGAGCGCGATCCAGGACCGCCAGTTCGCGAGGTTCAGCGTGTAGCCGATGCCGAACGGCTTCTGCACCAGCATCCCCTTGCCGGGCTGCCAGTAGGCCGAAAGCATCCGACCGAGGCTCGGTCGCTCGAAGTTGTACGGCACGCCGAAAACCTCGCCGGATTCGGGTTTGTCTGCCATACGAAAACCAACGACGGGACGGGATAAATCGTTTGTGTCAGCGTTCGGGTACATCTGCGTCGAGAACAGTCCACCCACCCAGACGCCGTAACGGCTAAGCGGCCGGCGCATCCACACGGTTGTTATGGGGAGCTTACCGCTGGGCGTGGGGCGACTCGACAGGCTTCTCGGCGGGGGAGCGCCGTCGGGAAGCGTCGTCCTCCTGGCCGAGGAGTCAGGTGCCGGCGCACGGGAGTTTCTGTACACCAGCGCCGCGATGAACGCGCTGTCAC
Coding sequences within:
- a CDS encoding DUF371 domain-containing protein; translated protein: MDDALTETIRARGHENVIGEHESTFEVTSDDWLTPAGDCILAVDADRTPTEFSPEFVEACKSRDATITAQLEVTRGDSVDGEGPLVETITGRGDPELTFESDRSLVGRTSDYVDDRTVLVEADCAAVGLDRELVAALAEGADATLTLTVE
- the nth gene encoding endonuclease III; this encodes MAEEPAENISGGAGGGGRAEAFPDGEPETRAEAVVDELGDMYWEKAYGGQAAVECLVRTILSQNTSDKASQPAFDELLARYGSKEDPVDGNPERGDLARALADAERSELAETISSAGLYNQKSKVIRQAAEWVLEEYGSAAAFDKYVTTGDPGEVRETLLSIRGVGPKTADCVLLFSGGQDGVFPVDTHVHRIARRMGLAPPDADHEGVREQLEAAVPSEKCGFGHTSMIQFGREYCTAREPACLEGPEACPLYNQCDRIGIDELDGEAVDPADAVEP
- a CDS encoding M48 family metalloprotease: MHSPDPALRRRILIASALVVLLPFGFIYAFVAAINHVLLPLLESFGHGPYHGRVYVSPLLAVVIVLGGLATQIWFGPSTVLGSIGARRVAPDERPELHAAVTRLAQAADIEPPDVAVTSNDAPNAAAVRGPARASIVVTTGLLDRLDGEELEAVLAHEIAHLKNRDATVMTVAWFLPTVTYYLALAAAYLLYGTYRALGAGSSSGRNGRGLAKAVIVLTVTAVVTIAISALFWAASVLIHRILSRYREYAADRGAATLTGEPAALASALRTLDEEMSEIPDRDLRKLDGGAEALYVAPLSARSFTDAALVSTDIFPDTHPQTEDRIDRLRELAGEVE
- a CDS encoding PQQ-like beta-propeller repeat protein; the protein is MKNSRRRLLAAIGTGLATGIAGCGYAPGGGDVRREASLLTGIGGLGGSNRFDVEGDRIAAAKSGQQWVGEFGDRSFETATTVHITDRDAEEIGEFVHLEPTLDLALGERLVVLDEAGRLVASEPIRAREDADETDDTDGLEEAWRIELDDPDAPIAAADGTVYVPDGNRLLAVRDGTVVWERSLAGPAETLQAQDGVVLAAIESAALALDPDGGARWEFEIDGPATFAVDGDLTVLRARGSLSGDDTDLAAVDTGTGDVRWSTTVQGRDARPAIADGRVHLVVHGRVTAYDRDTGDRRWETADVGAAPPIVAGTEGVYSLGENCEAIGVDSEGRRWSRTLDRGSCSVVDGWIDGETVAFLLAAGGIVWLQRVDEEPGLLG
- a CDS encoding CHRD domain-containing protein; protein product: MLLGSGTATADHGGSHPGATFFARLSDNPSIPGHDKVRSRGRGRVELEGDSDGTELHFELHVANLEGGAFAAHIHGEGRADGPIWVTLYEGEPINDEKLTGTIRDDDVDKSVGTVRNLIWNELVEGNGVVNVHTKFESGGEIAGIVRPRPVGGWIAV
- a CDS encoding M28 family metallopeptidase, which translates into the protein MSDDPAEPPSTADVAGTYPPALLDALGRTWTDRSAWEFLTEITAIGSRMAGSSGERRAAETVARAFRDAGVDDVTEETFELTGWKRGESTLELLSPRERLFEAIALPYSPSGEMTGDLVDVGYGTPDEIDDLDVDLEGRIAVASTTTPPGGRFIHRIEKFGYAIEKGAEAFVFANHVAGQLPPTGALTFGEEAAAPAVGVSSETGEWLREYAVNSPGGTGTVRLAVEASTAPATSRNVVGRLGPETDGTLLLLAHYDAHDIAEGALDNGCGIATVIETARILSAVEDELPTRVRVAGVGCEEVGLLGAEALADRLDLSDVHGVINVDGAGRHRNLVAYSHGSEATAGATKDVSEATRQPIELESEPHPFSDQWPFVRRGVPALQLHSDSGERGRGWGHTHADTRDKIDDRNVREHAMLTALLAFELGRRELPRLDDEKLSAAFREAEFEVGMRAADLWPEKWE
- a CDS encoding DUF5808 domain-containing protein, whose protein sequence is MADKPESGEVFGVPYNFERPSLGRMLSAYWQPGKGMLVQKPFGIGYTLNLANWRSWIALVVVGALLWHDRESRSDVDTEEEQDDGPVEVIVDD